In Anaerolineae bacterium, a single window of DNA contains:
- the obgE gene encoding GTPase ObgE has translation MFFDEAKIYVRSGDGGDGLVSFRREKFVPFGGPAGGDGGRGGDVILEVEPTLNTLAPFKRQVHFKAEHGARGGSSRKTGKDGADLVVKVPPGTVVRDAETGALLADLVRPGQRVVVARGGRGGRGNARFATSRNQAPRIAERGEPGEERWLLLELKLIADVGIVGVPNAGKSTLLSVISNARPKIADYPFTTLEPNLGVVERDHRTFVAADIPGLVEGAHLGVGLGHAFLRHVQRTRALVHVLDGLSSDPLADFNQINAELALFDERLRDRPQIVVFNKMDLPEAQARWPEVQEALNRRGYTPLAISAATQQGTEDLVKRLFALLDTLPVELYQEVAEMPVYRLEEEVPFSITRDEDGAFHVHGERIERAAAMTYWDYDEAILRFHRLLERLGVVDALIEAGVQKGDTVFIGEYELEWSD, from the coding sequence ATGTTCTTTGATGAAGCCAAGATCTATGTTCGTAGCGGCGATGGCGGCGATGGGCTGGTCTCCTTCCGCCGGGAGAAATTCGTCCCCTTCGGCGGCCCAGCGGGCGGCGACGGCGGGCGCGGCGGCGATGTTATCCTGGAAGTTGAGCCAACCCTGAATACGCTGGCGCCGTTCAAGCGGCAGGTGCATTTCAAAGCCGAACATGGCGCGCGGGGCGGCAGTAGCCGGAAGACCGGCAAGGATGGTGCCGATCTGGTGGTAAAAGTCCCGCCGGGGACGGTAGTGCGTGACGCCGAGACAGGTGCGCTACTGGCTGATCTGGTGCGTCCGGGGCAGCGCGTGGTTGTGGCGCGTGGCGGCAGGGGTGGCCGCGGCAATGCGCGTTTTGCCACCAGCCGCAACCAGGCCCCGCGCATCGCCGAACGTGGCGAACCCGGCGAGGAACGCTGGCTGTTGCTGGAACTGAAGCTGATCGCCGATGTCGGCATCGTTGGCGTACCTAACGCCGGAAAGTCCACCCTGCTCTCAGTGATCAGCAATGCTCGCCCCAAGATCGCCGATTACCCCTTCACGACCCTGGAGCCGAACCTGGGCGTGGTCGAGCGCGACCACCGCACTTTTGTGGCGGCGGATATCCCCGGACTGGTGGAGGGAGCGCATCTGGGCGTTGGCCTGGGTCATGCCTTCCTGCGCCATGTCCAGCGGACGCGTGCGCTGGTCCATGTGCTGGACGGCCTCAGCTCCGATCCGCTCGCGGATTTCAACCAGATCAACGCCGAACTAGCGCTGTTTGATGAGCGGCTACGCGACCGTCCGCAGATCGTGGTCTTCAACAAGATGGATCTTCCGGAAGCACAGGCCCGCTGGCCAGAAGTCCAGGAAGCGCTGAACAGGCGCGGCTACACCCCCCTGGCAATCTCAGCGGCCACACAACAGGGTACCGAAGACCTGGTCAAACGTTTGTTTGCCCTGCTGGATACCCTGCCGGTGGAACTATACCAGGAGGTCGCCGAAATGCCGGTCTACCGCCTGGAAGAAGAAGTACCCTTCAGCATCACGCGCGACGAAGATGGGGCATTCCACGTGCATGGCGAGCGGATCGAACGGGCGGCGGCAATGACCTACTGGGACTATGATGAGGCGATCCTGCGGTTTCACCGCCTACTGGAACGGTTGGGCGTGGTCGACGCTCTGATCGAAGCAGGCGTTCAGAAGGGTGATACTGTGTTTATTGGCGAGTACGAACTGGAATGGAGCGATTAG
- a CDS encoding ArsR family transcriptional regulator, whose protein sequence is MSEQKPQASSGDADSLHAVNDSMLEGLGKLAEYFGFNKVMGQLYGALLLSPEPLSLDDLADALQKSKANVSMSMRTLEHMGVVREVWVRGERRKYYEAETDFWKIVINVLSSRELRELEHALQILQQNTQALRSAMPEMNEADRQLAQLYVSRIDRLGDFFRFAQLILTSILQRAAAGTFDVRKVTKVTLE, encoded by the coding sequence ATGAGCGAGCAAAAACCTCAGGCTAGCAGCGGGGATGCGGACAGCCTGCATGCCGTCAACGACAGCATGCTGGAAGGGTTGGGCAAACTCGCTGAGTACTTTGGCTTCAACAAAGTGATGGGACAACTGTATGGGGCTTTGTTGCTCAGCCCGGAGCCGCTCTCGCTGGACGATCTGGCCGACGCACTACAGAAGTCCAAGGCGAATGTCAGCATGTCCATGCGCACCCTGGAGCACATGGGAGTCGTGCGTGAAGTCTGGGTGCGGGGCGAACGCCGCAAGTACTACGAAGCAGAAACTGATTTCTGGAAGATCGTCATCAATGTGCTCAGCAGCCGCGAGTTGCGCGAACTGGAACACGCCCTGCAGATTCTGCAACAAAACACCCAGGCATTGCGGTCAGCCATGCCAGAGATGAATGAAGCCGATCGCCAACTCGCTCAGTTGTATGTGTCACGCATTGACCGGCTGGGGGATTTCTTCCGGTTCGCCCAGTTAATCCTGACTTCGATCCTGCAGCGCGCGGCGGCGGGTACCTTTGACGTGCGCAAGGTCACCAAAGTCACGCTGGAATAA
- the nadD gene encoding nicotinate (nicotinamide) nucleotide adenylyltransferase gives MERLGLLGGTFDPLHIGHLILASMAVEALALDAVWFVPAADPPHKQGRAVTPASHRLAMVALGIAGNPRFALSRIDVDRPGPHYSVDMVALAQQQAPQAAIFFLLGSDSLADLPTWHRPDLLLARCQLGVYQRPEAPVDVAALEAHLPGLSGRMIWIEGPGISLSASAIRERLQGGRSVRYLVPETVRTYIDAHRLYSRT, from the coding sequence ATGGAGCGATTAGGGCTGCTGGGCGGCACCTTTGATCCGCTCCACATCGGGCATCTGATTCTGGCCTCCATGGCTGTGGAAGCGCTGGCGCTGGACGCCGTCTGGTTCGTCCCGGCGGCGGACCCGCCGCATAAGCAGGGGCGCGCCGTCACACCGGCCAGCCACCGGCTGGCCATGGTGGCACTGGGCATCGCTGGCAATCCCCGCTTTGCCCTGTCGCGGATCGACGTGGATCGTCCCGGCCCCCATTACTCGGTAGACATGGTCGCCCTGGCCCAGCAACAGGCGCCCCAGGCAGCCATCTTCTTCCTGCTGGGCAGCGATTCGCTGGCCGATCTGCCGACCTGGCACCGTCCCGACCTGCTGCTGGCCCGCTGCCAGCTGGGTGTCTACCAGCGTCCGGAGGCACCCGTCGATGTAGCGGCGCTGGAAGCGCATCTGCCAGGGTTGAGCGGGCGTATGATCTGGATAGAGGGACCGGGGATCAGCCTGTCAGCGTCGGCCATCCGTGAACGCCTGCAGGGCGGACGCTCCGTCCGTTACCTGGTGCCGGAGACCGTGCGGACGTATATCGACGCACATCGCCTTTACAGCCGGACGTAA